A window from Nitrospinota bacterium encodes these proteins:
- a CDS encoding NAD-dependent epimerase/dehydratase family protein, giving the protein MGEKTLLVTGGAGFIGSNFINFIHNRYPNTRILLLDALTYAGNLDNIPVSLKSNGHFQFHHGNITHPDIVGKLVSEADIVVHFAAESHVTRSIYDNAIFFETDVIGTQVVANAIVNNPVELFVHISSSEVYGTAVADPMDEDHPLNPMSPYAAAKAGADRLIYSYMKTYDLPAVIIRPFNNYGPCQHLEKAIPNFIVSALQDQPLTIHGDGKSSRDWMFVEDTCEALDRVLHVDRDRVIGQTINLGTGVDTSVVEIARRILKLMNKPESLLQFIEDRPGQVTRHISSVNRSRECLGWQSTTGLDEGLERTIEFYDNNRKWWERTLWMKELWAPKGQA; this is encoded by the coding sequence ATGGGCGAAAAAACTTTATTGGTCACAGGTGGTGCGGGTTTCATCGGCAGCAATTTCATCAATTTTATTCATAACCGTTACCCGAACACCAGGATCCTTTTGCTGGATGCTTTGACTTATGCCGGCAACCTCGACAACATACCTGTCAGCCTGAAGTCGAACGGGCATTTTCAATTTCATCACGGCAACATCACGCATCCCGACATTGTCGGCAAGCTGGTTTCAGAGGCGGATATAGTGGTGCATTTCGCGGCGGAGTCGCACGTGACCCGCTCGATTTACGACAATGCTATTTTCTTTGAGACCGATGTAATCGGCACTCAGGTGGTGGCAAATGCCATTGTGAACAATCCGGTCGAGTTGTTTGTGCACATTTCTTCTTCAGAAGTGTATGGCACGGCTGTGGCGGACCCGATGGATGAGGACCATCCGTTAAACCCGATGAGTCCATACGCTGCGGCGAAAGCCGGCGCAGACAGGTTGATTTATTCTTACATGAAAACTTACGACCTGCCGGCGGTCATCATTCGCCCGTTTAATAATTATGGTCCGTGTCAGCATCTCGAAAAGGCCATTCCTAATTTTATTGTCAGCGCATTGCAGGACCAGCCGTTGACCATTCATGGTGATGGCAAAAGCTCGCGCGACTGGATGTTTGTGGAAGATACTTGTGAGGCGTTGGACAGGGTTCTGCATGTGGACCGTGACCGGGTGATTGGTCAAACGATCAACCTGGGAACCGGGGTAGACACGTCTGTGGTTGAAATTGCCAGAAGAATATTAAAGTTGATGAACAAGCCTGAAAGTTTATTGCAATTCATTGAAGACAGACCCGGGCAGGTGACCCGGCATATATCTTCTGTTAACAGATCCCGCGAATGCCTGGGTTGGCAATCAACAACAGGTTTGGATGAGGGTCTCGAACGCACCATTGAGTTTTATGATAACAATCGAAAATGGTGGGAACGGACTCTGTGGATGAAAGAGCTTTGGGCTCCCAAAGGGCAAGCGTAA
- a CDS encoding WbqC family protein codes for MVGTDSVDERALGSQRASVMRITILQPSYLPWLGFFEQMSRADKFVLLDDVQYTRRDWRNRNRVRVNDGWAWLTVPVQQKNKFSQSLIETRIDNSVAWRKKHLQTLRQHYCKSQFFENYFPRCQKIYEKEWTFLFDICLETISFLKEEIGIETPLLRSSNMNITGEKTERLLSICRELGATHYLSGEAAKDYILEEDFSNQGIELEYQKYEHPVYPQRYPGFVPQMSTIDLLFNCGERSLDILNQHEALSSGCS; via the coding sequence ATGGTGGGAACGGACTCTGTGGATGAAAGAGCTTTGGGCTCCCAAAGGGCAAGCGTAATGCGGATCACAATTCTTCAACCTTCTTATCTGCCGTGGTTGGGATTTTTTGAGCAGATGAGCCGTGCCGACAAATTTGTTCTGCTGGATGATGTCCAGTATACCCGTCGGGACTGGAGAAACAGGAACCGGGTCAGGGTGAATGACGGTTGGGCATGGTTGACGGTGCCGGTTCAGCAGAAAAACAAATTTTCGCAAAGCCTCATTGAGACACGCATCGATAATTCTGTGGCATGGCGGAAAAAACATTTGCAGACTTTGCGACAGCATTATTGCAAGTCGCAATTTTTTGAAAACTATTTTCCGAGGTGCCAGAAAATATATGAGAAAGAATGGACGTTTTTGTTCGACATTTGCCTGGAAACGATAAGTTTTCTTAAAGAAGAAATTGGCATTGAAACTCCGCTACTGCGTTCATCCAATATGAATATCACAGGAGAAAAAACAGAGAGACTCCTTTCGATTTGCCGGGAACTGGGAGCGACCCATTATTTGAGTGGTGAAGCGGCTAAAGATTATATATTGGAAGAGGATTTTTCGAACCAGGGTATTGAGCTGGAATATCAGAAATATGAACACCCTGTTTATCCGCAAAGGTATCCCGGCTTTGTGCCTCAGATGTCCACAATTGATTTATTGTTCAATTGTGGTGAGCGGAGTCTGGATATTTTGAATCAGCATGAAGCTTTGAGTTCAGGTTGTTCATAG
- a CDS encoding radical SAM protein translates to MPRSSFPPVQAFFEVTYRCNLRCDMCHYLEIIDETETNHSYKNEMSSEEVKKAISKLPRFSLITFTGGEAFMKSDFMEILEFAARRHKVHIITNGTTLSEKVVDDLMRLRLKSTWGSGLFYMGVSLEGAEALHDSITTVPGSFRKTTQGLERLVAKRKELKSRFPLIHVTCVINRANVRELVPLYEYSNKLGVNVANYVLSSPATYWHGKDYDQDHHLQRPTMPVEEIDPNVLREQLELLQEAGRRNQTQLRFSPNYITIDEIVRYYSNRSSYRDYRCYIPWTKVAFSAYGDVFSCPHYRVGNVADGNRSPAWQSDRIRGFREKLKEEGIFPGCLGCCQSEYIGTSALEGEAVTERKVKRVEFAKVKENGCSAPAFHRAGTG, encoded by the coding sequence ATGCCGCGGTCTTCCTTTCCTCCGGTGCAGGCATTTTTTGAAGTGACTTATCGGTGCAACCTGCGTTGTGACATGTGCCATTACCTGGAGATCATTGATGAAACGGAAACGAACCATTCTTATAAAAATGAGATGTCGAGTGAGGAAGTGAAAAAAGCGATTTCCAAACTCCCCCGTTTTTCGCTGATCACTTTCACCGGAGGTGAGGCGTTCATGAAAAGTGATTTCATGGAAATTCTTGAGTTCGCGGCGAGGCGGCACAAAGTTCATATCATCACCAACGGAACCACGTTGAGCGAAAAAGTTGTGGATGATCTCATGCGGTTGAGATTGAAGTCTACCTGGGGTTCCGGGCTGTTTTACATGGGAGTTTCTTTAGAAGGAGCAGAAGCATTGCACGATAGCATCACCACCGTTCCGGGATCTTTTAGAAAAACAACTCAGGGGTTGGAGAGATTGGTGGCGAAACGGAAGGAACTGAAATCAAGATTCCCCCTCATTCACGTAACGTGTGTGATCAACCGGGCAAATGTCAGGGAACTGGTTCCATTGTATGAATATTCCAACAAGCTGGGGGTCAACGTTGCTAACTATGTTTTAAGCAGTCCGGCCACTTACTGGCATGGCAAGGATTATGACCAGGATCACCACTTGCAGCGGCCCACGATGCCGGTTGAAGAAATTGATCCGAACGTTTTGCGGGAACAGTTGGAATTGTTGCAGGAGGCTGGCAGAAGAAACCAGACCCAGCTGAGGTTTTCACCGAACTATATAACGATCGATGAGATAGTGCGCTACTACAGCAATCGAAGCTCCTACCGGGATTACCGTTGCTATATTCCATGGACCAAGGTGGCTTTTTCGGCTTATGGAGATGTTTTCAGTTGCCCGCATTACAGGGTAGGAAATGTTGCTGATGGAAATCGTTCACCGGCCTGGCAGTCTGATCGGATTCGTGGTTTCCGGGAAAAACTGAAGGAGGAGGGAATTTTCCCCGGCTGTCTGGGTTGTTGCCAGTCTGAGTATATTGGGACCTCCGCGTTGGAGGGTGAGGCCGTTACTGAACGTAAGGTTAAACGTGTAGAGTTTGCGAAGGTCAAAGAAAATGGTTGTTCAGCACCAGCTTTCCACCGGGCAGGAACCGGTTGA
- a CDS encoding glycosyltransferase translates to MDKNPEISIVVPVYNEEPLIEELCSRLICVGDGLKRSYEILIVDDGSDDGSFEKLNRVREANQVVRLVRLTRNFGQQSAMLAGFRLSRGEIIVQLDSDLQNPPEEIPKLLDALADDVDLVTTVHKKRRDGLLRVMGSKFLRGFGQILFGKKVQLNLSSFRVMRRSVIDKIEACQDRSRYMAVLMSWMGLPSVEVEVEHHARKKGETKYSFLTLIKLSWDLVTGYSNFPLRLVTYMGLFGALIGFLMMTFLLYQRIVNGILYDGFVVLTAAFAFFAGVQLLSIGFLGEYLGRVHKQIQERPDYIVEKVLE, encoded by the coding sequence ATGGATAAGAACCCTGAAATTTCTATTGTCGTTCCTGTGTATAACGAGGAGCCCTTGATTGAAGAGTTATGCTCGCGCCTGATATGTGTAGGTGATGGGTTGAAGCGTTCATACGAAATCCTGATTGTGGATGATGGCAGTGATGATGGATCATTTGAAAAACTCAATCGTGTTAGAGAGGCCAATCAAGTAGTTCGCCTGGTTCGATTGACGAGAAACTTTGGCCAACAGTCCGCCATGCTTGCCGGATTTAGATTGAGTCGTGGAGAGATAATAGTCCAACTCGATTCAGATTTGCAAAATCCACCAGAGGAAATTCCTAAACTGCTCGACGCATTGGCGGATGATGTTGACCTGGTCACCACTGTTCATAAAAAGCGCCGGGATGGTTTACTGCGAGTCATGGGTTCGAAATTTCTGCGAGGATTCGGGCAGATACTTTTTGGAAAAAAAGTACAGCTGAACCTGAGTTCGTTTCGTGTAATGCGTCGCAGCGTGATAGATAAAATTGAAGCATGTCAGGATCGGTCACGCTACATGGCTGTCCTGATGAGTTGGATGGGATTGCCCAGCGTAGAGGTTGAAGTCGAACACCACGCGCGAAAAAAAGGCGAGACCAAATACAGTTTTCTCACATTGATAAAACTTTCATGGGACCTGGTTACGGGTTATTCCAACTTTCCGCTCAGGCTGGTGACTTATATGGGACTGTTTGGTGCACTTATCGGGTTCCTGATGATGACTTTTCTTTTGTATCAGCGAATCGTCAATGGAATTTTATATGATGGGTTTGTTGTTCTTACAGCGGCTTTTGCTTTTTTTGCCGGAGTTCAGCTCCTGTCGATAGGGTTTCTGGGAGAATATCTCGGACGTGTCCATAAGCAGATCCAGGAGCGCCCGGACTATATCGTTGAAAAGGTGCTTGAATAA
- a CDS encoding radical SAM protein, which produces MRVKPLTSLIIEPTNTCNLRCTFCFVTEGMTRSEGFMDFDLFKKVIDDCPDLEHLCMHNWGEPLLHKDIFRMFDYAHNAGVKYIVMNTNGTLLTDKMIGKIIDSPLNIIRFSIDGSAETFKKIRGVELDKIEKSILKLKNEKDQRRPGLGMGVVFTVEEETQKDVDSFIEHWESIVDHVRTQPKLVQSPREEPCPEPFGKDYGKLVVLWDGTVIPCCVDYNATLKLGNAVHDCVQDLWQGREIERLRAQHERGEFPDVCINCNECQTSKTKKRFFFEELVP; this is translated from the coding sequence ATGCGTGTAAAACCTCTTACTTCATTAATCATCGAGCCGACCAATACCTGCAACCTGCGTTGCACGTTTTGCTTTGTGACAGAAGGTATGACACGGAGCGAAGGTTTCATGGACTTTGATCTGTTCAAAAAAGTCATTGATGATTGCCCTGACCTGGAACATCTATGCATGCATAACTGGGGAGAGCCCTTGCTGCATAAAGATATTTTCAGGATGTTTGACTATGCACACAATGCAGGTGTCAAGTATATCGTTATGAATACCAACGGGACATTGCTGACGGATAAAATGATTGGAAAAATTATTGACAGCCCCCTTAATATCATCCGTTTTTCCATTGATGGTTCCGCCGAGACGTTTAAGAAGATACGAGGTGTTGAACTTGATAAGATAGAAAAGAGTATTCTCAAACTTAAAAATGAAAAAGATCAAAGACGGCCTGGACTGGGCATGGGTGTGGTCTTTACTGTCGAAGAAGAAACGCAGAAAGATGTGGATTCGTTTATTGAGCATTGGGAATCTATCGTTGACCATGTGCGAACCCAGCCTAAACTGGTCCAAAGTCCAAGAGAGGAACCCTGCCCGGAACCCTTTGGCAAAGATTATGGCAAGCTTGTGGTGCTGTGGGACGGAACGGTGATCCCCTGTTGTGTGGATTACAACGCAACTTTGAAACTGGGGAATGCTGTTCATGACTGCGTTCAAGACTTGTGGCAAGGTCGGGAAATTGAAAGATTACGTGCACAGCATGAAAGGGGAGAGTTCCCTGATGTTTGTATTAATTGCAATGAGTGTCAAACATCGAAAACAAAAAAGCGATTCTTTTTTGAGGAGCTCGTTCCCTGA
- a CDS encoding methyltransferase domain-containing protein: protein MDSAMTSFATREKVLEENRRVHALENRLYLSRHPEQTNFFQSAILDKVVNEIAATLKPDSKILDLGCGTGYLSLEFLSQGFHVTGVDLSREMLQAFEESIPSAMKQKARLVVGDAEDFLSKNQDEFDVVVLSAILHHLYDYELVLRQVCKRLSSGKKLLVFFEPLKQDIHSPMKFAMHRALSWFDEKLYHLVMKVKNISILDDEYHHSDYQRQFGGIDPEQVEDILRKEGLEVSRVEKYCARRYGFHSWIANRILGTQNTFNLLATRP, encoded by the coding sequence ATGGACTCAGCAATGACATCTTTTGCCACCAGGGAAAAAGTGCTGGAAGAAAACCGAAGGGTTCATGCCCTGGAGAATCGGTTATATCTATCACGCCATCCTGAGCAGACCAATTTTTTCCAGAGCGCCATTTTAGATAAGGTTGTGAATGAGATCGCCGCCACCCTGAAACCCGACTCGAAAATTCTTGATCTGGGCTGTGGGACAGGCTATCTGTCTTTGGAGTTTTTATCGCAGGGTTTTCATGTGACCGGAGTGGATTTATCGCGCGAAATGTTACAGGCGTTTGAGGAGTCTATTCCGTCAGCCATGAAACAAAAGGCCCGCCTGGTGGTGGGAGATGCTGAGGATTTTTTATCTAAAAATCAGGACGAATTTGATGTGGTCGTCTTGTCAGCAATTTTACATCATCTCTATGATTATGAACTTGTGTTGCGCCAGGTTTGTAAAAGGCTTTCTTCAGGAAAAAAATTACTGGTATTTTTTGAACCTCTCAAACAGGACATTCACTCTCCGATGAAATTTGCCATGCATCGTGCGCTTTCCTGGTTTGATGAAAAGTTATATCACCTGGTGATGAAGGTGAAGAATATCTCTATCCTGGATGACGAGTACCATCACTCTGATTACCAGAGACAGTTTGGAGGTATTGATCCTGAGCAGGTTGAAGACATTCTTCGTAAAGAAGGATTAGAGGTTTCCCGGGTTGAAAAATATTGTGCCCGGCGTTATGGGTTCCATTCCTGGATAGCAAACCGAATATTGGGAACACAAAATACTTTTAACTTGTTGGCCACCCGCCCTTAG
- a CDS encoding diguanylate cyclase: protein MSSLRQSIIDSISSSFDEESDLLETIKGLVEKEGEEVYPTLINILTHLEFDANDAKANWDRILAHRDLLETKLDRPVKLITAMCDYFCDVSNTMTTPTMIELNLLEETRKSSRSDGLTGLFNRRFFDEALEGEMKRAQRYEGSFSLIFFDLDNFKKLNDTYGHQAGDMTLKKTAEIMLTEKRTEDLACRYGGEELVLILPETTKVNALVIAERIRQKIEELELVFEGKQFSVTSSGGVASYPADAKDVKTLLNMADVALYQAKENGKNRIVLHNTDKRHYIRVDFAGDVQINKIDQERSQVTAQGKNFSRSGLLLESPVPIDIGTRVKVKLADQKLDTPITMKAEVVRLEKFDSHYDIGISFLEFNDISGNELANALTKSLLPSR from the coding sequence ATGAGTAGCTTACGGCAGTCTATCATTGATTCTATAAGTTCTTCCTTTGATGAAGAGTCTGATCTACTGGAAACAATTAAGGGGCTGGTAGAAAAAGAAGGGGAAGAAGTTTATCCAACTCTAATCAATATATTGACCCACCTGGAATTCGATGCGAATGATGCCAAAGCTAATTGGGATCGTATCCTCGCCCACCGCGATCTACTAGAAACAAAACTTGACAGGCCTGTCAAATTGATCACCGCAATGTGCGACTATTTCTGTGATGTTTCAAACACAATGACAACCCCAACAATGATCGAGTTGAATCTATTGGAAGAAACAAGAAAGTCTTCACGCTCTGATGGATTAACCGGATTATTTAACAGGCGATTCTTTGATGAAGCCCTTGAAGGAGAAATGAAACGGGCTCAAAGGTATGAAGGAAGCTTTTCTCTTATATTTTTTGATCTCGATAATTTTAAAAAGTTGAATGACACATATGGTCATCAGGCTGGAGACATGACCCTGAAGAAAACAGCAGAAATCATGTTAACAGAAAAAAGAACCGAAGATCTTGCCTGCAGATATGGTGGAGAAGAACTGGTTCTCATCCTCCCGGAAACGACCAAGGTCAATGCACTTGTAATTGCCGAGCGCATTCGCCAAAAAATAGAAGAACTGGAACTCGTATTTGAGGGAAAACAATTTAGCGTGACATCAAGCGGTGGGGTGGCTTCTTATCCGGCAGATGCCAAGGATGTCAAAACATTACTCAACATGGCCGATGTCGCCCTTTATCAGGCCAAAGAAAATGGTAAAAATAGAATTGTGCTTCATAATACGGACAAGCGTCATTATATACGGGTAGATTTCGCCGGAGATGTTCAAATCAACAAAATAGATCAAGAGCGCAGCCAAGTTACCGCGCAAGGAAAAAATTTCAGCCGTTCGGGTTTGCTTCTGGAAAGCCCGGTTCCCATTGACATCGGTACTCGGGTAAAAGTAAAGCTTGCGGACCAGAAACTTGATACGCCAATTACCATGAAAGCTGAGGTAGTTCGATTAGAGAAATTTGACTCCCATTATGACATTGGAATCTCGTTTCTTGAGTTTAACGATATCAGTGGAAATGAACTGGCGAATGCCCTGACCAAATCCCTGTTACCTTCCAGATAA
- the smc gene encoding chromosome segregation protein SMC yields the protein MYLKNLELEGFKSFVDPTNLEFRNGFTAIVGPNGCGKSNVSDAIRWVIGEQRSKTLRSTRITDLIFNGSNSRKPVNRAEISLTLSSVPAGIRIAGVPNVAEDVKVTRCYHRSGESEFYINQIPCRLKDITDFLMDAGISPKVLTIIEQGHIQDIIISKPEERRILIEEAAGILKFKHRKNEAIRKLETSGQNLERVADIVQELARQVESLKRQAAKAERYKKFKAEAKELSLKLFSIKVRRYQSQLEAIETELEEQTKKKTEWSARHSTFDNQIAQLNVEIEESINQLNETRESIHHLNSQIGSSEQSITFKKEQKSEAEADIESATKEISKMTGEIDDLSKQIESERINLSSTLKKINEQEIVLEQRKTDDQEKREAVQKIQELVLNGERSVHSLFQQTAQSKNQMTALDTRIQGLENSQNKLISEKEDVCSQIKENQSTLENRKIEHQQKTEELERLKERQKALREETSLYSQQLQSEIDSHTSRKEDYFHKASLLGSLEKLRNQFEGFHAGVKSLMNVQSGERISGLREVLVDVLQTPQEYEMAIETALGEKLQSVIVNTHSDSMEAIGYLKNHHSGRGLFAPLNPKSIPSEPLYMNGTQGIVGKALNFIECQEEYRPVIELLLKNVVIVQDMDVALHLHQKPEFHGTVVTLNGDMIDPNGFVTGGSEENDSSGLLARNREIESLTRNVENARDELDASQKNIESKKESLSQFEDKLRQLDQETHSAEIAANNVLRDLEQSHKEAEKLENRLAAIEEEIAALGMEKEKLDDEKSSLAKLLESAEQKRAAEEELLSGHREELEQSRTSLEEISSEISQLKVLIASLIGRRENTLTEIKRLELQQQNIKQHIEKRESDLVSNNKRITEIDGEVSTLEESIIKLSREKDGLTETAVREEESLRQKEEDLKEKEQDIRELSRKIQEITETLSQIEVKRSENRLQIVHIEERAYEDFNATRDELKSAYDETVDENKTEEEVKELKEKIARLGEVNLAALSDFEKTNERYTFLKKQQDDLAESMELLHSTIEKINQTTKQRFLDTFDMVNENFKEIFARLFQGGKANLTLVDESNPLDTGIEITANPFGKSLQSLALMSGGEKAMTAIALMFAVFKVRPSPFCLLDEVDAPLDEANVVRFQEMLKEMAVNTQFIIITHNQKTMSFANALYGITMEEQGVSKAVSVHFN from the coding sequence ATGTACCTGAAAAACTTAGAGCTAGAAGGTTTTAAATCGTTTGTCGACCCCACAAATCTGGAGTTTAGAAACGGTTTCACTGCCATAGTCGGCCCCAATGGTTGCGGAAAAAGCAATGTTTCAGATGCTATTCGCTGGGTCATAGGAGAACAGCGGTCCAAAACTTTACGCAGCACACGCATCACGGACCTCATTTTCAATGGTAGTAACAGCCGAAAACCAGTAAATAGAGCGGAAATCTCACTCACTTTATCCAGCGTGCCTGCAGGAATACGGATAGCCGGTGTCCCCAATGTAGCTGAGGATGTCAAAGTCACCCGCTGCTACCATCGTTCAGGCGAGAGCGAGTTTTACATCAACCAAATTCCCTGCCGCTTGAAGGATATCACGGATTTCCTGATGGACGCGGGTATCAGCCCAAAGGTTTTGACTATTATCGAGCAGGGTCATATTCAGGATATTATCATTTCCAAACCCGAAGAAAGGCGCATCCTGATTGAAGAAGCTGCGGGAATCCTTAAGTTCAAGCATCGCAAAAACGAAGCAATTCGCAAGCTCGAAACTTCAGGGCAAAACCTGGAACGTGTGGCAGATATTGTCCAGGAACTGGCTCGTCAGGTTGAGTCGTTAAAACGTCAGGCCGCCAAGGCAGAACGGTATAAAAAATTTAAAGCCGAAGCCAAGGAACTGTCACTCAAGCTATTTTCTATCAAAGTTCGTCGTTACCAATCCCAGTTAGAAGCTATAGAGACAGAGTTAGAAGAACAAACTAAAAAGAAAACCGAGTGGAGTGCCCGCCATTCCACCTTTGACAACCAGATAGCTCAACTCAATGTAGAAATCGAAGAGTCAATAAACCAGTTGAATGAGACCCGTGAATCCATTCATCACCTGAACTCCCAAATAGGAAGCAGTGAACAAAGCATCACATTTAAAAAGGAACAGAAGTCTGAAGCCGAAGCGGATATTGAATCTGCTACAAAAGAGATTTCCAAAATGACAGGGGAAATTGATGACCTGTCAAAACAGATTGAAAGCGAAAGAATAAATCTTTCTTCCACCTTGAAGAAAATCAACGAGCAGGAAATTGTGCTCGAACAGCGCAAAACGGATGACCAGGAAAAACGGGAGGCTGTCCAGAAAATTCAGGAGCTGGTTTTAAATGGAGAAAGATCGGTTCACAGCCTGTTCCAGCAAACAGCGCAATCTAAAAACCAGATGACCGCACTCGATACACGCATCCAGGGTTTGGAAAATAGTCAGAACAAACTCATTTCGGAAAAAGAGGATGTCTGTTCCCAAATCAAGGAAAACCAGTCAACACTTGAGAATAGAAAAATTGAACACCAGCAGAAAACCGAAGAACTTGAGCGATTAAAAGAAAGGCAAAAGGCGTTACGAGAGGAAACAAGCCTCTATTCTCAACAGCTTCAATCAGAAATCGACAGCCACACTTCCAGAAAAGAAGACTATTTTCATAAAGCTTCCCTACTGGGCTCACTGGAAAAACTGAGGAACCAGTTTGAAGGATTTCATGCTGGGGTTAAATCCTTAATGAACGTCCAGAGCGGTGAACGCATTTCCGGTCTTCGCGAAGTTTTGGTCGATGTTCTTCAAACTCCGCAAGAATATGAAATGGCGATCGAAACAGCTCTGGGGGAAAAACTCCAAAGCGTTATTGTCAACACCCATTCTGATTCAATGGAAGCCATCGGCTACCTTAAGAATCATCACTCAGGAAGAGGTTTATTCGCTCCTCTCAACCCAAAGTCAATCCCTTCTGAGCCTCTTTATATGAATGGCACACAGGGTATTGTGGGTAAAGCTCTAAATTTTATCGAATGCCAGGAAGAGTATCGTCCTGTTATTGAATTACTTTTAAAAAATGTAGTCATCGTTCAAGACATGGATGTTGCGCTGCATTTGCATCAGAAGCCGGAGTTTCATGGAACCGTTGTAACATTAAACGGGGATATGATCGACCCAAACGGTTTTGTAACAGGGGGCTCAGAAGAAAATGACTCCTCCGGACTTCTAGCCAGAAACCGCGAAATAGAATCCCTCACCAGAAATGTTGAGAATGCCAGGGATGAATTAGATGCCTCACAAAAAAATATCGAAAGCAAAAAAGAAAGCCTTTCGCAGTTTGAAGATAAACTGAGACAACTGGACCAGGAAACTCATTCAGCCGAGATCGCAGCGAACAATGTATTGCGCGACCTGGAGCAATCGCATAAAGAAGCCGAGAAGTTGGAAAACAGGCTTGCTGCTATTGAAGAGGAAATCGCAGCCCTGGGTATGGAGAAAGAAAAACTGGATGATGAAAAATCTTCTCTGGCAAAGCTGTTGGAGTCTGCTGAACAAAAAAGAGCCGCGGAAGAAGAACTTTTATCAGGCCACAGGGAAGAACTGGAGCAGAGCCGTACCAGCCTTGAAGAAATTTCTTCAGAAATCAGCCAACTCAAAGTCCTGATCGCTTCACTGATAGGTCGAAGGGAAAACACGCTCACCGAAATAAAACGGCTGGAACTTCAACAGCAAAATATAAAACAGCATATAGAGAAGCGTGAATCCGACCTGGTTTCCAATAATAAAAGAATTACGGAAATTGACGGAGAAGTTTCAACCCTGGAAGAAAGTATTATTAAACTTAGCCGGGAGAAAGACGGATTGACAGAGACCGCCGTCCGGGAAGAAGAATCCCTGCGGCAAAAGGAAGAAGACCTGAAAGAAAAAGAACAAGACATACGGGAACTTTCCAGAAAAATCCAGGAGATCACAGAAACCCTGTCCCAGATAGAGGTGAAACGATCGGAGAACCGCCTGCAAATTGTCCACATTGAAGAACGCGCTTATGAAGACTTTAATGCAACACGGGATGAGCTGAAGTCGGCTTACGACGAAACCGTTGATGAAAACAAAACGGAAGAGGAAGTCAAAGAGCTGAAAGAAAAGATTGCAAGATTAGGCGAAGTCAACCTTGCCGCGCTTTCTGATTTTGAAAAAACCAACGAGCGATACACCTTCCTGAAAAAACAGCAAGACGACCTTGCGGAGTCCATGGAGCTGCTTCACTCGACCATCGAAAAAATAAACCAGACTACCAAACAGCGGTTTCTTGATACATTTGATATGGTGAACGAAAATTTCAAAGAAATTTTTGCCCGGCTCTTTCAAGGAGGAAAGGCAAACCTGACGCTGGTCGATGAATCCAACCCTCTTGATACAGGAATTGAAATCACCGCCAACCCGTTTGGTAAAAGTCTACAAAGTCTTGCTTTAATGTCCGGAGGAGAAAAAGCAATGACTGCGATCGCCCTGATGTTTGCTGTATTCAAAGTCCGGCCCAGCCCCTTCTGCCTTCTGGACGAAGTGGATGCCCCGCTGGATGAGGCGAATGTGGTACGTTTTCAGGAAATGCTTAAAGAAATGGCTGTCAACACACAGTTTATTATCATCACCCATAACCAAAAAACCATGTCTTTCGCCAACGCGCTCTATGGCATAACCATGGAAGAACAAGGTGTTTCCAAAGCCGTTTCCGTTCACTTCAATTAA
- a CDS encoding Spx/MgsR family RNA polymerase-binding regulatory protein translates to MKLFSYNKCGTCRKAIRYLEDKKIKFDLIDITEKPPSRQVLKAAIKAKGMKKLFNTSGVQYRELKIKDKLPTMTESQAIDLLASNGKLIKRPIAVDKDKITVGFDIEEYKTVW, encoded by the coding sequence ATGAAACTATTCTCGTATAATAAATGTGGGACCTGTCGCAAAGCGATTCGTTATCTTGAAGACAAAAAGATCAAATTTGATCTCATAGATATTACAGAAAAGCCGCCATCCAGGCAGGTTCTTAAAGCTGCGATAAAGGCCAAAGGAATGAAAAAGTTGTTTAATACAAGCGGCGTTCAGTACCGTGAGTTAAAAATTAAAGATAAGCTGCCAACTATGACTGAAAGCCAGGCCATAGATTTGTTAGCCTCAAATGGTAAATTAATTAAAAGACCGATCGCTGTGGATAAAGATAAAATCACCGTAGGATTCGATATAGAAGAATATAAAACGGTCTGGTAG